The DNA sequence GAAGCAAATTTGCGCACGAACCTGCCTTACATGCAGTAGGTGGCCAAGCTCAGTGATCCGGCGATGAGCGTATTGACTCCGGCTGTGTGATCGCTGGTATCGAACACCGGGTGAACTGTGAATGCGGTGGGCTGGGCAGCGTGGTGGTTCTGGGGCAGGATGCGTTGGTGACCGCGCACTGGACCACCGCTGATATTCCCGACCAAAACGGACGCGTCGCCGTCATCACCGGCGCCAATACCGGTCTGGGCCTGGAGACGGCCCGCGCGCTCGCGGCCGCGGGAGCCCAGGTGGTTCTCGCCGTCCGTGATCTCGACAAGGGCGCTGCCGCGGTCGACGAGATCAAGAAGACCGCGCCTGCGGGGAACCTGGCGCTGCAGCGGCTGGATCTGTCGTCCCTCTCGAACATCACATCCGCGGCCGGCCAGCTGCGTGCCGATTATCCGCGGATCGATCTGCTCATCAACAACGCCGGAGTGATGTACCCGCCGAAGGGCAGCACTGCGGACGGATTCGAGCTGCAATTCGGCACCAACCATCTGGGGCATTTCGCCCTCACCGGTCTGCTGCTGGAGAACCTGACCGCTGTACGTGGCTCGCGCGTCGTCACCGTGAGTAGCAACGGCCATAAGATCAGGGCCGCAATACATTTCGATGACCTGCAGTGGGACCGTAGTTATAGTCGGGTGGGGGCCTACGCACAGTCCAAACTCGCGAATCTTTTGTTTACCTACGAGCTGCAGCGTCGCCTCGGGGCCGCTGGCGCCGCGACGGCCGCGTTGGCCGCGCACCCGGGTGCATCGGGCACCGAGCTGATGCGTCACATCACCTTTGGTCCTGAGGCGCTCAGTGCCGCAGTGCTGAAACTCGCCCAGAGCCCGGAGATGGGCGCATTGCCCAGTTTGCGTGCCGCCACGGACCTGGCCGCATCGGGCGGTCAGTACTACGGACCCGCCGGTTTCGGGGAGCTCCGTGGGTATCCCAAGGCCGTCAAGTCCACTAAGCAATCACACGATGAGGCTCTGCAACAACGGCTTTGGGCAGTTTCCGAAGAGCTGACCGGAGTGCGGTTCCCGGTCTAGACGAAGAAGTTGTCGTGGTCGATGAACCACTGGGTGCGCTGCTCGTCGGTCATATCGGCCGACTCTCCGAAACCTTCGAAGTAGCGCTGCCGGGGTGCGCCAGGCGCGAACAGCATCAGCATGGAAGCCGCTTCACCTGAATCGTTCTGGAATGCGTGCAGGCCGCCCGGCGGTACAAACAAGAAGTCGCCCGAGGTGGCGTCGACCCATGTCTCGCCGTTGTACAACCGCCACGTTCCGGAGAGCACGAAGAACGCCTCCGACATCGCCTTATGGAAATGCGTTGCGGCACCGAAACCTTTCACCGGGCCGGCATCGATTCGGTATAGCCCGTAATCACCGGCCGTGGACTGCTGGGTCGCCAGGTAGTGGTACTGGACCACGTTGCCGTTGTCGGGGGCGTAGTCGGGTGGATCGGTGGCCGGTCTGAACGCCGCGCTGATCTCGCCGGTGTCGCCGTGATACCGGGGATCGGGGTATCCAGAAACGATCAGTGACATGCGATCCACGCTACGCGCGTCACAGCTCCCGATGAAGGGTTCGGACCGCGACGATGCGCTCCTTGAGCTGGTCGCGAGTGGCCGCCGCGATCGGGGGGCCGCCACACCGGCGGCGCAGCTCGTTGTGAATCCAGCCGTGCGGTTTACCCGACTTGAAATGTGTGGCCGACACCAGCGCGTTGAGCTCGCGGCGCAGCTCGCGCAGTTGGCCGTGCGTAGAGGTGATCTCGGGGGGCACCTCACCCGAAGCAGTGCGTTTGGTGAGCTGCTCTTCTTGCCTGCGCCGCAAGAGATCTCGCATCTGGTTTGGATCGAGCAGGCCAGGAATGCCGAGGTACTCGGCCTCTTCTTCGCTGCCTGCGGGCGTCGCGGTGCCAAAGGATGCCCCGTCGAAGATCACCTGGTCCAGTTCGGCACTGGCACTGAGTGATTCGAAACCCTTCTCTTCCTCACCCGGCTCGGTGCGTTTGCGTTCTACGGGCTCCTCATCGCCCATCGGCTCGCGATGTGGCTTGCCGAGCACATGGTTGCGCTGCTCCTCCAGCAGACTGGCGAGCTCCAGCAGCGTCGGCACCGAGGGCAGGAAGATGCTGGCCGTCTCACCTGGTGTCCGCGAGCGCACGTACCGCCCGATGGCCTGGGCGAAGAACAGCGGTGTCGAGGCACTCGTCGCGTACACGCCGACGGCCAGCCGTGGCACGTCGACACCCTCGGAGA is a window from the Mycobacteroides salmoniphilum genome containing:
- a CDS encoding SDR family NAD(P)-dependent oxidoreductase codes for the protein MTAHWTTADIPDQNGRVAVITGANTGLGLETARALAAAGAQVVLAVRDLDKGAAAVDEIKKTAPAGNLALQRLDLSSLSNITSAAGQLRADYPRIDLLINNAGVMYPPKGSTADGFELQFGTNHLGHFALTGLLLENLTAVRGSRVVTVSSNGHKIRAAIHFDDLQWDRSYSRVGAYAQSKLANLLFTYELQRRLGAAGAATAALAAHPGASGTELMRHITFGPEALSAAVLKLAQSPEMGALPSLRAATDLAASGGQYYGPAGFGELRGYPKAVKSTKQSHDEALQQRLWAVSEELTGVRFPV
- a CDS encoding cupin domain-containing protein, whose amino-acid sequence is MSLIVSGYPDPRYHGDTGEISAAFRPATDPPDYAPDNGNVVQYHYLATQQSTAGDYGLYRIDAGPVKGFGAATHFHKAMSEAFFVLSGTWRLYNGETWVDATSGDFLFVPPGGLHAFQNDSGEAASMLMLFAPGAPRQRYFEGFGESADMTDEQRTQWFIDHDNFFV